A genomic window from Halogeometricum borinquense DSM 11551 includes:
- a CDS encoding HVO_0416 family zinc finger protein — protein sequence MASAPNADEALFDQFLDDRGHAVSSEDWETSYNKKQCPDCGALHDRSAVDCSVCGWDPRP from the coding sequence ATGGCCTCAGCACCCAACGCCGACGAGGCACTGTTCGACCAGTTCTTGGACGACCGCGGTCACGCGGTATCGAGCGAAGACTGGGAGACATCGTATAATAAGAAACAGTGTCCAGACTGTGGTGCACTTCATGACAGATCGGCCGTTGATTGTTCGGTTTGCGGATGGGACCCGCGACCCTGA
- a CDS encoding UvrD-helicase domain-containing protein produces MSDSDAKVTRLFGGPGSGKTTALLDRVEEMLEDDDVTIRDILVVSYTRAAAAEIRERLAERLDISPRALQGNVATMHAKAYELLDLSRNDVVGEKDKKEFCEEYGVEFEDEYGGAGRRTARSTTIGNKIIATSQWLQRTRRDVADWYDVPFNWNVEEVRLPPEIDPNAQEGNKYTPTWPSDDDRIDVPGVIRGWRKYKGDNGLVGFADMLERVRQRSLVPNVDYLVIDEFQDITTLQYDVYQEWLPHLEGVLIAGDDDQVVYAWQGADPNLLLDAERDEDVVLPNSYRLPSRILDVVNEEIRHIDKRQEKDLHPRKEGGVVEGVASPSMLDLARNVRYTIEEDEDDESIMVLFRARYQMFQFIDEFLPLGIPFSVLTDQRMWTDRLTEYVEAIEKLEREENINGLEARRLADMLQESAFGSNERDDLFDYIDELQEETGVEDLTDLEVELDVITDHAPFVPDGAAAGDMVRKVTSFQRKSVEAYFAGEYQGMDPNRVRVGTIHSAKGREADHVFVSTDLTEKVVEQMAASVDDEEVSGVEEFTTSTDPVPILTDNERRVFYVGMSRARERLVILENLIKGAPTLPVSVLLHNEVRDTPVEELLEEAQTGDAPAPEP; encoded by the coding sequence ATGAGTGACTCCGACGCGAAAGTCACCCGTCTCTTCGGGGGGCCGGGTAGCGGGAAAACGACAGCACTCCTCGACCGGGTCGAGGAGATGCTCGAAGACGACGACGTGACGATTCGTGATATCCTCGTCGTCTCCTACACCCGCGCCGCCGCCGCCGAGATTCGAGAACGCCTCGCAGAGCGACTCGATATCTCGCCACGTGCGTTGCAGGGCAACGTCGCTACGATGCACGCGAAGGCGTACGAACTCCTCGATCTCTCGCGGAACGACGTCGTCGGTGAGAAGGACAAAAAGGAGTTCTGTGAGGAGTACGGCGTCGAGTTCGAGGACGAATACGGCGGTGCTGGTCGCCGAACCGCCCGTTCGACGACTATCGGCAACAAAATAATCGCCACGAGCCAGTGGCTTCAGCGAACCCGTCGTGACGTAGCCGACTGGTACGACGTCCCGTTCAACTGGAACGTCGAGGAGGTCCGACTCCCGCCGGAAATAGACCCCAACGCACAGGAAGGCAACAAATACACTCCGACGTGGCCCTCTGACGACGACCGAATCGACGTCCCGGGCGTCATCCGCGGGTGGCGGAAATACAAAGGTGACAACGGGCTCGTCGGCTTCGCTGACATGCTCGAACGGGTTCGGCAACGGTCGCTCGTTCCGAACGTAGACTACCTCGTCATCGACGAATTCCAGGACATCACGACCCTGCAGTACGACGTCTACCAAGAGTGGCTTCCCCACCTCGAAGGCGTCCTGATTGCAGGTGACGACGACCAGGTTGTCTACGCGTGGCAGGGTGCGGACCCGAACCTGCTCCTCGACGCCGAACGCGACGAGGACGTCGTACTGCCGAACTCCTACCGACTTCCCTCGCGTATTCTCGACGTAGTGAACGAGGAGATTCGTCACATCGACAAGCGCCAAGAGAAAGACCTGCACCCGCGGAAAGAAGGCGGTGTTGTCGAAGGGGTCGCCTCACCATCGATGCTTGATCTCGCGCGCAACGTCCGCTACACCATCGAAGAGGACGAAGACGATGAGAGCATCATGGTGCTGTTCCGCGCGCGCTATCAGATGTTCCAGTTCATCGATGAGTTCCTCCCGCTCGGCATCCCGTTCTCGGTACTCACCGACCAGCGGATGTGGACGGACCGCCTCACGGAGTACGTCGAGGCAATCGAGAAACTGGAGCGCGAAGAGAACATCAACGGATTAGAGGCGCGACGCCTCGCAGACATGCTGCAAGAGTCCGCGTTCGGGTCGAACGAACGCGACGACCTGTTCGACTACATCGACGAGTTGCAGGAAGAGACCGGCGTCGAAGACCTCACCGACCTCGAAGTCGAACTGGATGTTATCACCGACCACGCGCCGTTCGTCCCCGACGGGGCCGCCGCGGGCGACATGGTTCGTAAGGTCACGTCGTTCCAGCGCAAATCCGTCGAAGCGTACTTCGCTGGCGAGTATCAGGGAATGGACCCCAACCGCGTCCGCGTCGGCACCATCCACTCCGCAAAGGGTCGTGAGGCCGACCACGTGTTCGTCTCGACAGACCTGACCGAGAAGGTGGTCGAACAGATGGCCGCCTCGGTGGACGACGAAGAAGTCAGCGGTGTCGAGGAGTTCACCACTTCGACCGACCCCGTTCCAATCCTAACCGACAACGAGCGCCGCGTCTTCTACGTCGGGATGTCCCGCGCCCGCGAACGCCTTGTCATCTTAGAGAACCTCATCAAAGGTGCGCCGACGCTCCCGGTGAGCGTCTTGCTCCACAACGAGGTTCGTGACACTCCAGTCGAAGAACTGCTGGAGGAGGCACAGACGGGCGACGCCCCGGCACCCGAACCGTAG
- a CDS encoding M24 family metallopeptidase: MPDPHGSLPAPETDPAFLDSALAAADAVGFVAVGNRFDDGLRYLTRFSGPDRNYAFVYADGEAILCAPALFTEQAEREFAGTVRTTDVGDPTGIRAANTLSDLGASSGTVLVPQSIPHDAAVHLEQAGYDLESTTAVADARLIKTESEIDCLRRVQRAAVRGMRRAEEILAAAEPMDDELIWQDAPLSTERLRRQVNAELAVYGVRDAGNTVIGAGPTCADLHYTGMDVLRPDETILLDISPRGPHGYYGDLSRTYVVDSNGGWERRAYVAVEAALKAGLAEIEPGAHANEIHREAAAELTAHGFDPNADEGEAGFTHGTGHGVGISLHEGPSLREPVELESGMVFTVEPGVYDPEQGGVRLEELVVVTEDGYETLHEYPRSFTPRAD, translated from the coding sequence ATGCCAGACCCACACGGCTCGCTTCCCGCCCCCGAGACAGACCCCGCGTTTCTCGATAGCGCGCTTGCTGCCGCCGACGCCGTCGGATTTGTCGCGGTCGGCAATCGGTTTGACGACGGTCTGCGCTACCTCACCCGCTTTTCAGGCCCAGACCGCAACTACGCGTTCGTCTATGCGGACGGTGAGGCGATACTCTGTGCGCCCGCGTTGTTCACAGAACAGGCCGAACGCGAGTTCGCCGGAACAGTGCGAACCACGGACGTGGGCGACCCAACGGGCATCCGCGCCGCAAACACGCTCTCCGACCTCGGTGCGTCGTCGGGGACGGTTCTCGTCCCGCAGTCGATTCCACACGACGCCGCGGTCCACCTCGAACAGGCGGGCTACGACCTCGAATCGACCACCGCAGTCGCGGACGCACGGCTGATCAAGACCGAATCGGAGATAGACTGCCTCCGTCGCGTTCAACGCGCTGCCGTCCGCGGAATGCGCCGTGCTGAAGAGATACTCGCGGCCGCCGAACCGATGGATGACGAACTCATCTGGCAAGATGCCCCCCTCTCGACGGAACGACTTCGCCGACAGGTGAACGCGGAACTCGCCGTCTACGGCGTCCGCGATGCGGGCAACACCGTCATCGGTGCCGGACCGACCTGTGCGGACCTGCACTACACCGGAATGGACGTGCTTCGGCCCGACGAGACGATTCTGTTGGACATCTCGCCGCGCGGCCCGCACGGCTACTACGGCGACTTGTCGCGCACCTACGTCGTCGATAGCAACGGCGGCTGGGAACGACGCGCCTACGTCGCTGTCGAGGCGGCGTTGAAGGCCGGACTGGCCGAGATAGAACCCGGCGCACACGCGAACGAGATCCACCGAGAGGCCGCCGCCGAACTCACCGCTCACGGGTTCGACCCGAACGCCGACGAGGGAGAAGCGGGCTTTACGCATGGGACGGGCCACGGTGTCGGCATCTCGCTTCACGAAGGGCCGTCGCTCCGCGAGCCTGTCGAGTTGGAATCGGGGATGGTGTTCACCGTCGAACCCGGCGTCTACGACCCCGAGCAAGGCGGTGTCAGGTTAGAAGAACTCGTCGTCGTCACCGAAGACGGCTACGAGACGCTGCACGAGTACCCGCGGTCGTTCACGCCGCGGGCGGACTGA
- a CDS encoding DUF7533 family protein: protein MRLGILGTIQLAATLIFAVPVGVYGLNAFLDGQQVLGGGLVVVAVLMVVLPQYLTTPSDIPAKVGESIVGNVVKMPDDEK, encoded by the coding sequence ATGAGGCTCGGAATCCTCGGCACGATTCAACTCGCGGCGACGCTGATATTCGCCGTTCCCGTCGGCGTCTACGGGTTGAACGCGTTTCTCGACGGTCAGCAAGTTCTGGGCGGCGGTCTCGTCGTCGTCGCGGTACTGATGGTCGTTCTCCCGCAGTATCTCACGACGCCGTCCGACATCCCCGCGAAAGTCGGGGAATCAATCGTCGGAAACGTCGTCAAGATGCCGGACGACGAAAAATAG